One genomic window of Indioceanicola profundi includes the following:
- a CDS encoding superoxide dismutase yields MAFTLPELPYDTSALEPHIDAQTMSTHHGKHHQAYINNLNNALSEHSQLHGLSITELMRKLGELPESIRTAVRNNGGGHANHAMFWTIMGPNGGGAPTGAVAEAITSAFGDFETFKTKFNEAGTKQFGSGWVFVTADQSGKLELVAKPNQDTPLSDGKAVLMGNDVWEHAYYLKYQNRRPDYLAAWWNTVNWNAVNERLQAIKNGQLI; encoded by the coding sequence ATGGCCTTCACCCTGCCCGAACTGCCCTACGACACCAGTGCGCTGGAGCCGCACATCGATGCGCAGACCATGAGCACCCATCATGGCAAGCACCACCAGGCGTACATCAACAACCTGAACAACGCCCTGTCCGAGCACAGCCAGCTCCACGGCCTGTCCATCACCGAGCTGATGCGGAAGCTGGGCGAGTTGCCGGAGAGCATCCGGACGGCTGTGCGGAATAACGGCGGCGGACATGCCAACCATGCCATGTTCTGGACCATCATGGGTCCGAACGGCGGCGGCGCTCCGACCGGCGCGGTGGCCGAGGCGATCACCAGCGCCTTCGGCGACTTCGAGACCTTCAAGACGAAGTTCAACGAGGCCGGTACGAAGCAGTTCGGTTCCGGCTGGGTCTTCGTGACCGCCGACCAGTCCGGCAAGCTGGAGCTTGTGGCGAAGCCGAACCAGGACACCCCGCTGTCCGATGGCAAGGCCGTTCTGATGGGCAATGACGTGTGGGAGCACGCCTATTACCTGAAGTACCAGAACCGCCGCCCGGACTACCTGGCCGCCTGGTGGAACACCGTGAACTGGAATGCCGTGAACGAGCGCCTTCAGGCCATCAAGAACGGTCAGCTCATCTGA